A genomic region of Rhodococcus pyridinivorans contains the following coding sequences:
- a CDS encoding TerD family protein — protein sequence MAIDYNKKPEQNAGGVNLSKINLTKESPTVSLSKAGAGQGVTRVNLNWSRGEQKKGFLAKLTGASGGVDLDLGCLFELADGSKGVIQALGNSFGALNTPPYIHLDGDDRTGSNTGGENMHVNLERPELFKRVLIFAMIYEGAPNWAAVDGVVTLTPPSGPQIEVRLDSPNNGARICAIAMLQNTGQGITVERLVQYIDGSQSDLDRAFGWGMQWQAGRK from the coding sequence ATGGCCATCGACTACAACAAGAAGCCCGAACAGAACGCAGGCGGCGTCAACCTGAGCAAGATCAACCTCACCAAGGAATCCCCGACCGTGAGCCTGTCGAAGGCCGGGGCCGGGCAGGGCGTCACGCGGGTGAACCTCAACTGGTCGCGCGGTGAGCAGAAGAAGGGCTTCCTCGCGAAGCTCACGGGCGCGAGCGGCGGCGTGGACCTCGACCTCGGCTGCCTGTTCGAACTCGCCGATGGTTCCAAGGGAGTCATTCAGGCGCTCGGGAACAGCTTCGGCGCGCTGAACACCCCGCCGTACATCCACCTCGACGGCGACGACCGCACCGGCTCGAACACCGGTGGCGAGAACATGCACGTCAACCTCGAGCGCCCCGAACTGTTCAAGCGTGTGCTGATCTTCGCGATGATCTACGAAGGAGCGCCGAACTGGGCTGCCGTGGACGGCGTCGTGACGCTGACCCCGCCGTCGGGTCCGCAGATCGAGGTGCGCCTGGACTCGCCGAACAACGGCGCGCGCATCTGCGCGATCGCGATGCTGCAGAACACCGGGCAGGGCATCACCGTCGAGCGTCTCGTGCAGTACATCGACGGCAGCCAGTCCGACCTCGACCGCGCGTTCGGGTGGGGCATGCAGTGGCAAGCGGGGCGTAAGTAG
- a CDS encoding cysteine protease StiP family protein yields MTVPLTGPEFGSYAPDEVTWLLKDLSHADLEGDIAEREARIQAGLAHYAESLPIEYQPDAAYRELFDKALAGTAGRLAHAVGTVTELLLSERGTDLTLVSLARAGTPIGILIRRWALHHHGLTLPHYAVSIVRGRGIDSAALDHITARHAPASVVFVDGWTGKGAIARELSAALAEYTARGGPVLSDDLAVLADPGHCVRTYGTRDDFLIASACLNSTVSGLVSRTVLNDSLIGPGEFHGAKFYAELAADDVSNHLLDAVAAEFDTCGDVASAAQAVLESDRTPTWAGWESVERVRAQYGISSVNFVKPGVGETTRVLLRRVPWKVLVRDITADEHAHIRMLAAARDVPVEEVPDLAYSCMGLIKDLP; encoded by the coding sequence ATGACCGTGCCACTGACCGGACCCGAGTTCGGCTCCTACGCGCCCGACGAGGTGACGTGGCTGCTCAAGGATCTCTCCCACGCCGACCTCGAGGGCGACATCGCCGAACGGGAGGCGCGGATCCAGGCGGGTCTCGCGCACTACGCGGAGTCCCTGCCGATCGAGTACCAACCCGACGCCGCCTACCGCGAACTGTTCGACAAGGCACTGGCCGGCACTGCGGGCCGGTTGGCGCACGCGGTGGGCACGGTCACCGAACTGCTTCTCTCCGAACGCGGAACCGACCTGACCCTCGTGTCGCTCGCGCGGGCGGGCACCCCGATCGGCATCCTGATCCGTCGATGGGCGCTGCACCACCACGGTCTGACGCTGCCGCACTACGCCGTGTCGATCGTCCGGGGTCGCGGCATCGACTCCGCCGCTCTCGACCACATCACCGCGCGGCACGCTCCCGCGTCGGTCGTCTTCGTCGACGGCTGGACGGGCAAAGGCGCGATCGCGCGTGAACTGTCCGCTGCGCTCGCCGAATACACCGCGCGAGGCGGTCCCGTCCTGTCCGACGATCTCGCGGTACTCGCCGACCCCGGCCACTGCGTCCGCACCTACGGCACGCGCGACGACTTTCTCATCGCCTCCGCCTGCCTGAACTCCACCGTCTCCGGACTGGTCTCACGAACTGTCCTCAACGACAGCCTGATCGGCCCCGGGGAGTTCCACGGCGCCAAGTTCTACGCCGAGTTGGCCGCGGACGACGTGTCGAATCATCTGCTGGACGCCGTCGCCGCGGAGTTCGACACGTGCGGCGACGTCGCATCGGCCGCGCAGGCAGTGCTCGAATCCGACCGCACCCCCACCTGGGCCGGCTGGGAGTCCGTCGAGCGGGTGCGGGCGCAGTACGGCATCTCGAGCGTCAACTTCGTCAAACCCGGTGTCGGAGAGACCACCCGCGTGCTGTTGCGCCGCGTTCCCTGGAAGGTTCTGGTGCGCGACATCACCGCCGACGAGCACGCCCATATCCGGATGCTCGCGGCCGCTCGCGACGTTCCCGTCGAGGAGGTTCCCGACCTGGCCTACTCCTGCATGGGACTGATCAAGGACCTGCCGTGA
- a CDS encoding XRE family transcriptional regulator has translation MSEDTPSLFGPPSSWQTHSRFEPARLTQARVRFGISKSDLATEVGVSPAAIGQYEAGVNSPRPEVLDRLAQALKVRPGFFSVGRPLARIDTVNAHFRSLRSARVSDRQKALAMTTLVWELTFALERYVKLPEVDLPAVHAGTSPSNAAELLRRHWNLPDGPVKHLVATAESRGIVIAVRPLGEIDAVDAFSVVIVDRPIIVTTPRRSENVFRHRFSIAHEIGHLLLHAESGEHNAAIEREADEFAAAFLTPASSMDAALPQRLDLAALDRLGRTWGVSPHSLVRRMVERGRTTESSARRAYQRLAMVHDPTADPTGAFPGEVPTLLEKAAALAADHGAGVPVLAEVLKISPRQVRDLIGVVDQRPTLRLVAGE, from the coding sequence ATGAGTGAGGACACCCCGAGCCTCTTCGGTCCGCCCAGTTCCTGGCAGACACACAGCCGCTTCGAGCCGGCACGGCTGACTCAAGCCCGTGTCCGTTTCGGCATCAGCAAGTCAGACCTGGCCACCGAGGTGGGCGTGTCGCCCGCTGCGATCGGGCAGTACGAGGCCGGAGTCAACTCGCCGCGGCCCGAAGTCCTCGACCGGTTGGCGCAAGCCCTGAAGGTGCGCCCGGGATTCTTCAGTGTGGGCCGTCCGTTGGCGCGCATCGACACGGTCAACGCGCACTTCCGGAGCCTGCGGTCAGCGCGCGTGAGCGACCGCCAGAAGGCGTTGGCCATGACTACCTTGGTGTGGGAGCTGACCTTTGCCCTTGAACGGTATGTCAAGCTCCCAGAGGTCGATCTGCCCGCTGTGCATGCCGGGACCTCTCCTTCGAACGCCGCCGAGCTCCTGCGGAGGCACTGGAACCTGCCCGACGGACCGGTCAAGCATCTGGTCGCCACGGCGGAGTCCCGGGGCATCGTGATCGCAGTGCGCCCGCTCGGCGAGATCGACGCGGTGGATGCCTTCTCCGTCGTGATCGTGGACCGCCCCATCATCGTGACGACGCCGCGCCGCAGCGAGAACGTCTTTCGGCACCGGTTTTCCATCGCGCACGAGATCGGTCACCTGCTACTGCATGCCGAGTCCGGCGAACACAACGCGGCCATCGAACGCGAAGCCGACGAGTTCGCCGCCGCGTTCCTCACCCCTGCGTCGTCGATGGATGCGGCCCTCCCTCAACGGCTCGATCTGGCAGCTCTGGACCGGCTGGGTAGGACGTGGGGAGTCTCACCACATTCACTGGTCCGTCGGATGGTCGAGCGCGGCCGCACCACCGAATCGTCTGCTCGACGGGCATACCAGCGCCTTGCCATGGTCCACGACCCGACCGCTGACCCGACGGGCGCGTTCCCGGGGGAAGTGCCAACTCTTCTGGAGAAGGCTGCCGCGCTGGCTGCGGACCACGGTGCAGGCGTGCCCGTCCTCGCCGAAGTCCTCAAAATCAGCCCCAGGCAGGTACGCGACCTGATCGGAGTGGTCGATCAGCGCCCCACGCTGCGTCTCGTCGCCGGCGAATGA
- a CDS encoding helix-turn-helix transcriptional regulator, with protein sequence MVSTELGTFLKARRGHVQPSDVGITAQSGRRVSGLRREEVAMLAGVSVDYYTRLEQGRERNPSPAVLNALAGALALDTDLREHLFRLAGLAPTPPTPVRKTVDDSLRELLSSWSHTPALIIDRRLDVLAYNELAGALYSGFERIDNLVRMTFLDPFGRRFFTDWERATTSCVANLRLALGHTGSVDDVRALVLEMHDASAEFRELWNRHDVRGKTHEAKEFRHPAVGDLVLEYNAFDVRSAPGHQLIVYRASAGSPSDDKLRLLGSLAATTDRS encoded by the coding sequence ATGGTCTCCACCGAACTCGGAACCTTCCTCAAGGCGCGACGCGGACACGTGCAGCCGTCGGATGTCGGTATCACGGCGCAGTCGGGGCGGCGGGTCTCCGGTCTGCGTCGCGAGGAAGTTGCCATGCTCGCCGGTGTCAGCGTCGACTACTACACGCGACTCGAACAGGGTCGCGAACGGAACCCGTCTCCGGCGGTTCTCAACGCCCTCGCCGGCGCACTGGCTCTCGACACCGACCTGCGCGAGCACCTGTTCCGTCTCGCCGGACTGGCTCCGACACCGCCCACTCCGGTGCGGAAGACCGTGGACGATTCACTGCGGGAGCTTCTCTCATCCTGGTCGCACACACCCGCGCTCATCATCGACCGCCGGTTGGATGTTCTCGCGTACAACGAGCTCGCCGGTGCGCTCTACAGCGGCTTCGAGCGCATCGACAATCTCGTGCGCATGACCTTCCTCGATCCCTTCGGGCGCCGCTTCTTCACCGATTGGGAGCGCGCCACGACGTCGTGCGTCGCGAATCTCCGGCTCGCTCTGGGCCACACCGGCTCGGTCGACGACGTTCGTGCCCTCGTTCTCGAGATGCACGATGCGAGCGCGGAGTTCCGCGAACTGTGGAATCGGCACGATGTGCGGGGCAAAACACACGAGGCCAAGGAGTTCCGGCATCCTGCCGTCGGCGATCTCGTCCTCGAATACAACGCATTCGACGTTCGCAGCGCACCTGGACATCAGTTGATCGTGTACCGGGCCTCTGCCGGCTCGCCCAGTGACGACAAACTTCGGCTATTGGGATCCTTGGCGGCGACCACCGACCGCTCGTGA
- a CDS encoding DUF475 domain-containing protein codes for MVLRIFGASFAVTVVSLVVAFLYGGPQALFLCVILGILEVSLSFDNAVINATVLRRMSEFWQKIFLTVGILIAVFGMRLVFPLAIVWVASGLGPIAALDLALNPPPDGAAYFPDGSPSYETLITDAHPQIAAFGGMFLLMLFLHFILEDREIKWLEWLERPLAKAGKLEQLEVVVATALLLITATVIAPEDKVSTVMIAGALGMITYIAVNGLGEMFHIPEEDEEPSGGPSGLAKATGKAGFFLFLYLEVLDASFSFDGVIGAFAITSDPIIIALGLGFIGAMFVRSITIFLVRKGTLSDYVYLEHGAHWAIGALALILLYSIGTHVPEVITGLVGVALIGTAFASSIYRNRKIAAREGEDAVKTSIP; via the coding sequence GTGGTTCTGCGAATATTCGGTGCATCCTTCGCGGTCACCGTCGTCTCCCTCGTGGTCGCCTTCCTCTACGGCGGCCCGCAGGCTCTGTTCCTCTGCGTGATCCTCGGCATCCTCGAGGTCTCGCTGTCGTTCGACAACGCGGTCATCAACGCGACCGTGCTGCGGCGGATGAGCGAGTTCTGGCAGAAGATCTTCCTCACCGTCGGCATCCTCATCGCCGTCTTCGGTATGCGTCTGGTGTTCCCCCTCGCGATCGTGTGGGTGGCGTCCGGACTCGGCCCCATCGCGGCACTCGACCTCGCGTTGAATCCGCCGCCGGACGGAGCCGCCTACTTCCCGGACGGCAGCCCCAGCTACGAGACCCTGATCACCGATGCGCATCCGCAGATCGCGGCGTTCGGCGGCATGTTCCTGCTGATGCTCTTCCTGCACTTCATCCTCGAAGATCGCGAGATCAAGTGGCTCGAATGGCTCGAGCGTCCCCTCGCGAAGGCCGGCAAGCTCGAGCAGCTCGAGGTCGTCGTCGCCACCGCGCTGCTGCTCATCACGGCCACCGTGATCGCACCCGAGGACAAGGTCTCGACCGTCATGATCGCCGGCGCGCTCGGCATGATCACCTACATCGCGGTCAACGGACTCGGCGAGATGTTCCACATCCCCGAGGAAGACGAAGAGCCCAGCGGCGGACCGAGCGGCCTCGCGAAGGCCACCGGTAAGGCCGGCTTCTTCCTGTTCCTCTACCTCGAGGTGCTCGACGCGTCGTTCTCGTTCGACGGTGTCATCGGAGCCTTCGCCATCACGTCCGACCCGATCATCATCGCCCTGGGCCTCGGCTTCATCGGCGCGATGTTCGTCCGCTCGATCACCATCTTCCTGGTGCGCAAGGGCACGCTGTCCGACTACGTGTACCTCGAGCACGGTGCTCACTGGGCCATCGGTGCGCTGGCACTGATCCTGCTGTACTCGATCGGCACCCACGTGCCGGAGGTCATCACCGGCCTCGTCGGTGTCGCCCTGATCGGTACGGCATTCGCCTCGAGCATCTACCGCAACCGCAAGATCGCGGCGAGAGAAGGCGAAGATGCTGTGAAGACCAGCATCCCCTGA
- a CDS encoding Atu4866 domain-containing protein, protein MKQVEHPFVGLWATADGNIRQRLLPEGRYVEARGSREAAYTGDYRIEGTMIYYRDDAGFSADGEFRDDVLYHAGMVMYRHLRARQ, encoded by the coding sequence ATGAAACAAGTCGAGCACCCGTTCGTCGGACTGTGGGCGACCGCCGACGGTAACATCCGCCAGCGTCTCCTGCCGGAGGGGCGATACGTCGAGGCCCGCGGCAGCCGGGAAGCTGCCTACACCGGTGACTACCGGATCGAAGGAACGATGATCTACTACCGTGACGACGCCGGCTTTTCCGCCGACGGTGAGTTCCGCGACGACGTGCTGTACCACGCGGGAATGGTCATGTATCGGCACCTGAGAGCGCGGCAATAG
- a CDS encoding nucleotidyltransferase domain-containing protein — protein MDTAREVLGAEFVGAYAAGSLALNAFHPGRSDIDIALLCRDPLSKTVKRELIARLRHSALPCPARGLELVVYTMATAQSGTGEPGFELELNDGPDMAFRQTLQPTDRPAADGTFWYGLDRSILHQSGRVLAGPPAPETFAELAPEELQSLLVDSLRWWMALPGPADDRPAPGADDAVLGACRALVRHRYGKWLSKIDAGRRLLGTAYQPVEAIEQSIAARSGELPPSGRQARTFQEGVLHELLTATERPA, from the coding sequence GTGGACACTGCCCGGGAGGTGCTCGGTGCGGAGTTCGTCGGGGCGTACGCGGCCGGGTCGCTCGCCCTGAACGCCTTCCATCCCGGCCGCAGCGACATCGACATCGCCCTGCTCTGTCGCGACCCCCTGAGCAAAACGGTGAAGCGGGAGTTGATCGCTCGGCTGCGGCACAGCGCCCTGCCATGTCCGGCCCGAGGCCTGGAACTGGTGGTCTACACCATGGCTACGGCGCAGTCGGGCACCGGAGAACCGGGCTTCGAGCTCGAGTTGAACGACGGGCCGGACATGGCCTTCCGGCAGACACTTCAGCCCACAGACCGCCCGGCAGCCGACGGGACGTTCTGGTACGGACTGGACCGCAGCATCCTGCACCAGAGCGGCCGGGTGTTGGCGGGACCGCCGGCCCCGGAGACATTCGCCGAGCTGGCACCGGAGGAACTACAGAGCCTATTGGTCGACTCGCTGCGCTGGTGGATGGCGCTGCCCGGCCCAGCCGATGACCGGCCCGCACCTGGAGCCGACGACGCGGTCCTCGGAGCCTGTCGCGCGCTGGTTCGACATCGCTACGGGAAGTGGCTGTCCAAAATCGATGCCGGCCGACGGTTACTCGGGACCGCCTACCAGCCGGTCGAGGCGATCGAACAGTCCATCGCAGCACGCTCCGGTGAGCTTCCGCCTTCAGGTCGGCAAGCACGGACTTTTCAGGAAGGCGTGCTGCACGAGCTCCTGACTGCGACCGAACGGCCCGCATGA
- a CDS encoding amidohydrolase family protein: MKTTLADFTAAHDSDRPILLTGGAVVTMDPSIPDLDAGDVLLVGPQIIAIGADLRSDPGHGAAAASALVVDTRGAIVGPGFVDTHRHAWEAQLRRSIPDVSDLGEYVMSTLAGVAPNYAPEDMYIGTRLAALTALDSGITTMLDFSHNSRTSAHSDAALNALIDTGIRGVHASMGPHFGEWDRQWPKDMNRLVSDFHGAADGLVTVRLAALATDEIAGPAIAYGPELAAFASDLGVWTSIDAVFGIPSSEAILRWARMGILDPTLTLIHATGLTPEAWTAMGDAGVTVSLAPTSDAQIGLESAVPAVDEALAVGIRPGLSIDVEVALASDMFTQMRTLHAIQRMRATNAAYGTEETRNRITTRDVLDFATLRGAQANALGHVTGSLTPGKEADLLIVRADDISNMPLNDAVGTLVLGSDARNIDTVLVAGNPRKWAGSLVDEDIDALREAVIRSRNAIIGRVAATL, from the coding sequence ATGAAGACAACTCTCGCCGATTTCACCGCGGCCCACGACAGCGACCGTCCGATCCTGCTGACCGGTGGCGCCGTCGTCACCATGGACCCCTCGATCCCGGACCTCGACGCCGGCGACGTCCTGCTCGTCGGCCCGCAGATCATCGCGATCGGCGCCGACCTACGCTCCGATCCCGGGCACGGTGCCGCAGCAGCCTCGGCACTCGTGGTCGACACCCGCGGTGCGATCGTCGGCCCCGGTTTCGTCGACACCCACCGTCACGCCTGGGAAGCGCAACTGCGCCGGAGCATTCCCGACGTTTCCGACCTCGGCGAATATGTCATGTCGACCCTGGCCGGCGTCGCCCCGAACTACGCACCGGAGGACATGTACATCGGTACCCGTCTCGCCGCGCTGACCGCGCTCGACTCGGGCATCACCACCATGCTCGACTTCTCGCACAACTCCCGCACTTCCGCGCACTCCGATGCTGCACTGAATGCGCTCATCGACACCGGAATTCGGGGCGTGCATGCCTCGATGGGTCCTCACTTCGGTGAGTGGGATCGTCAATGGCCCAAGGATATGAACCGGTTGGTGAGCGACTTCCACGGCGCCGCAGACGGTCTCGTCACGGTGCGGCTGGCCGCCCTGGCGACCGACGAGATCGCCGGACCTGCGATCGCCTACGGGCCCGAACTCGCTGCTTTCGCAAGTGATCTCGGTGTGTGGACGAGCATCGACGCGGTTTTCGGGATACCGTCGTCGGAGGCGATCCTGCGCTGGGCACGGATGGGGATCCTCGATCCGACCCTCACCTTGATCCACGCGACCGGCCTGACCCCCGAGGCGTGGACGGCGATGGGGGATGCCGGTGTCACGGTTTCCCTCGCCCCGACCTCCGACGCCCAGATCGGCCTCGAATCGGCGGTGCCCGCTGTGGACGAGGCTCTCGCCGTCGGGATCCGGCCGGGTCTGAGCATCGACGTGGAGGTCGCGCTCGCGAGCGACATGTTCACCCAGATGCGGACCCTGCATGCCATCCAACGCATGCGCGCCACCAATGCTGCATACGGAACGGAGGAGACCCGCAACCGGATCACCACCCGCGACGTCCTCGACTTCGCCACCCTGCGAGGCGCGCAGGCCAACGCGCTCGGGCACGTCACCGGTTCGCTGACACCGGGCAAGGAGGCCGACCTGCTCATCGTCCGCGCCGACGACATCAGCAACATGCCGCTCAACGACGCCGTCGGCACCCTCGTGCTCGGCTCCGACGCACGCAACATCGACACCGTCCTCGTCGCCGGCAACCCGCGCAAGTGGGCGGGTTCGCTGGTCGACGAGGACATCGACGCCCTACGCGAGGCCGTGATCCGTTCCCGCAACGCCATCATCGGGCGGGTGGCGGCGACACTGTGA
- a CDS encoding Atu4866 domain-containing protein yields the protein MLQRFIDDADAAHTVVVDGEITLWGGRSVHADDPTETPTATDVASDRHLGTWIDETDFVHQHLTADGRYDETRGRRPHAYQGSYRITGDRIDYRDDLGFWAFGEFVDGTLQHAGYTFRRA from the coding sequence GTGCTGCAACGATTCATCGATGATGCCGACGCCGCGCACACGGTCGTCGTCGACGGTGAGATAACCCTCTGGGGCGGTCGATCGGTCCACGCCGACGACCCGACGGAGACCCCGACCGCCACGGACGTGGCATCGGACCGTCATCTCGGAACTTGGATCGACGAAACGGATTTCGTGCACCAGCACCTGACCGCGGACGGTCGCTACGACGAGACCCGCGGTCGACGCCCGCATGCATATCAGGGCTCCTATCGGATCACCGGCGACCGCATCGACTACCGCGACGACCTCGGATTCTGGGCCTTCGGCGAATTCGTCGACGGCACCCTGCAGCACGCCGGTTACACCTTCCGCCGCGCCTGA
- a CDS encoding HpcH/HpaI aldolase/citrate lyase family protein, translating to MQHFRHLDGATMEELFLHRPEPFGHSDDRDRLATALGATLYVPATRGDLVTTISKRAAEGVTSMVLDLEDAVADDEVEQGLQNAVATLDALAERGPTPMMLFVRVRTADGVGRIASMLGAGKAVLTGFVVPKFTAHTGPVFLEAVAAASDLLGRHLYAMPVIESAEVVHRETRDGELRAISSILAEHRHRILAVRIGATDMCATFGIRRDRDLTIYDVRVVVDVIADIVNHLGRTDGTGFVITGPVWEYFADHERMFRPMLRSTPFEEQDAVLFRQQLVSRDLDGLLREIALDRANGIQGKTVIHPSHVAAVHALSAVTHEEFHDATDILDRDTGGVQASGYGNKMNERRPHRTWAEQTRLRASVFGVTRKGITFVDLLTALVDR from the coding sequence ATGCAGCACTTTCGGCATCTCGACGGCGCGACGATGGAGGAGTTGTTCCTGCACCGTCCCGAGCCGTTCGGGCACAGCGACGATCGCGACCGCCTGGCGACCGCTCTCGGCGCCACGCTCTACGTACCCGCGACGCGCGGAGATCTCGTCACGACCATCTCGAAACGTGCGGCCGAGGGTGTGACGTCGATGGTGCTCGACCTCGAGGACGCCGTCGCCGACGACGAGGTCGAGCAGGGCCTGCAGAACGCCGTCGCGACACTCGATGCGCTCGCCGAACGCGGACCGACGCCGATGATGTTGTTCGTCCGTGTCCGCACCGCCGACGGTGTCGGGCGGATCGCGTCTATGCTCGGCGCCGGCAAGGCCGTGCTGACCGGATTCGTGGTGCCCAAGTTCACCGCACACACCGGCCCCGTCTTCCTCGAGGCGGTGGCCGCGGCGTCGGACCTCCTCGGCCGTCACCTCTACGCGATGCCCGTCATCGAGTCGGCCGAGGTCGTCCACCGCGAGACCCGCGACGGCGAATTGCGTGCGATCTCGAGCATCCTCGCCGAACATCGCCACCGCATCCTCGCCGTCCGGATCGGCGCGACCGACATGTGCGCGACCTTCGGTATCCGGCGCGACCGCGACCTGACGATCTACGACGTCCGGGTCGTCGTCGACGTGATCGCCGACATCGTCAACCACCTCGGGCGAACCGACGGAACGGGTTTCGTCATCACCGGGCCCGTCTGGGAGTACTTTGCCGACCACGAACGCATGTTCCGACCGATGCTGCGCTCGACACCCTTCGAGGAACAGGATGCCGTGCTGTTCCGTCAGCAGCTCGTCAGCCGCGACCTCGACGGTCTGCTGCGCGAGATCGCCCTCGACCGCGCCAACGGCATCCAGGGCAAGACCGTCATCCATCCGTCGCATGTCGCTGCGGTGCATGCCCTGTCGGCCGTGACCCACGAGGAGTTCCACGATGCGACCGACATCCTCGATCGCGACACCGGTGGTGTGCAGGCCTCGGGATACGGGAACAAGATGAACGAACGACGACCCCACCGTACGTGGGCCGAGCAGACCCGGTTGCGCGCGTCGGTGTTCGGTGTCACCCGCAAGGGGATCACCTTCGTCGATCTGCTGACGGCGTTGGTGGACCGATGA
- a CDS encoding phosphoribosyltransferase family protein: MTDILDIPWATAELGFALEHAESSCGFTVPELVRPGLRRNPRRAHLLVSTVLGKHIPTEPAAVRGAGHRLGRLVTDLLGDAASDAVVMGFAETATGLGHCVADALDAACCLHSTRRQVPGAEVLTGFEEGHSHATFHLLQPTSGALFANAAPLVLVDDEISTGATALDAIRALHRDHPRNRYVLASLVDMRSEQDRRRTAEVAAELGTSIEHVSLAAGRSVVPDDLVARVAALPDPLLNPVGEQRGDVRFLHAAWPSHVPDGGRHGMLRTDAAAFDAALSTLADTIADVRDARRPAVVVGHEELMYLPLRLAEALVDRGTPALFQTTTRSPVHVMDVDGYPLRRGFRFTAPEHIDSEFENEVPRFLYNAQWSTSTEVRAELILVIDSPADTDRLRAPGGVLDVLTAAGEDVLVVIVPATDPTVLRTHRETV; encoded by the coding sequence ATGACCGATATTCTCGACATCCCCTGGGCCACCGCAGAGCTCGGTTTCGCTCTCGAACATGCGGAGTCGTCATGTGGCTTCACGGTTCCCGAGCTCGTCAGGCCCGGGCTGCGACGCAATCCACGGCGTGCGCACCTGCTCGTCTCCACGGTTCTCGGCAAGCACATCCCCACCGAACCGGCCGCGGTGCGCGGCGCCGGTCACCGGCTCGGCCGGCTCGTCACCGACCTCCTCGGCGATGCGGCATCCGACGCCGTCGTCATGGGATTCGCCGAGACCGCAACGGGTCTCGGTCACTGCGTGGCCGACGCCCTCGACGCCGCATGCTGTCTGCATTCGACGCGACGCCAGGTTCCCGGAGCGGAGGTGCTCACCGGATTCGAGGAGGGGCACTCGCACGCGACCTTCCACCTGCTGCAGCCGACCTCCGGCGCACTGTTCGCCAACGCCGCGCCGCTCGTGCTCGTCGACGACGAGATCTCCACGGGAGCAACGGCCCTCGACGCCATCCGCGCGCTGCACCGCGATCATCCGCGTAATCGTTACGTCCTCGCCTCCCTCGTCGACATGCGGTCGGAACAGGATCGCCGCCGGACGGCAGAGGTCGCCGCGGAACTCGGCACGAGCATCGAGCACGTGAGCCTGGCCGCCGGACGATCCGTCGTCCCCGACGATCTCGTCGCGCGGGTCGCGGCGTTACCCGACCCTCTCCTCAATCCGGTGGGGGAGCAACGCGGCGACGTCCGGTTCCTCCACGCGGCGTGGCCGTCCCATGTGCCCGACGGCGGGCGGCACGGGATGTTGCGCACCGACGCGGCGGCCTTCGACGCGGCTCTGTCGACGCTCGCCGACACGATCGCGGACGTACGCGACGCCCGGCGACCCGCCGTCGTCGTCGGACACGAGGAATTGATGTATCTGCCGCTGCGACTCGCCGAGGCACTCGTCGACCGCGGCACTCCCGCGCTGTTCCAGACCACGACCCGCTCCCCCGTCCACGTGATGGACGTCGACGGATATCCGCTGCGCCGCGGATTCCGTTTCACCGCACCCGAACACATCGACAGCGAGTTCGAGAACGAGGTGCCGCGCTTCCTCTACAACGCGCAGTGGTCTACGTCCACCGAGGTCCGCGCCGAGCTGATCCTCGTCATCGATTCGCCCGCCGACACCGACCGCCTGCGCGCACCGGGAGGTGTTCTCGACGTGCTCACTGCTGCCGGTGAGGACGTCCTCGTCGTGATCGTGCCCGCCACCGATCCGACGGTGCTGCGCACCCACAGGGAGACCGTATGA
- a CDS encoding TerD family protein, protein MGVSLTKGGNVSLTKEAPNLTAVAVGLGWDVRTTTGTDFDLDASAIATGADKKVVSDQHFVFFNNLKSPDGAIEHAGDNRTGEGEGDDEVINVDLAATPANIESIFFPVSIYDADSRSQSFGQVRNAYIRVVDRANGNELARYDLSEDASTETAMVFGELYRNGAEWKFRAIGQGYASGLAGIARDYGVNV, encoded by the coding sequence ATGGGCGTCAGCTTGACCAAGGGCGGAAACGTCTCCCTCACCAAGGAAGCTCCGAACCTGACGGCAGTGGCCGTCGGCCTGGGCTGGGACGTTCGCACCACCACCGGCACCGACTTCGACCTCGATGCCAGTGCCATCGCTACCGGGGCCGACAAGAAGGTCGTCTCCGACCAGCACTTCGTCTTCTTCAACAACCTCAAGTCGCCCGACGGTGCCATCGAGCACGCCGGTGACAACCGCACGGGTGAGGGCGAAGGCGACGACGAGGTCATCAACGTCGACCTCGCCGCCACCCCGGCGAACATCGAGAGCATCTTCTTCCCGGTCTCGATCTACGATGCCGATTCCCGCAGCCAGTCGTTCGGCCAGGTCCGCAACGCGTACATCCGCGTCGTCGACCGCGCGAACGGCAACGAACTCGCTCGTTACGACCTGTCCGAGGACGCCTCGACCGAGACCGCCATGGTCTTCGGCGAGCTGTACCGCAACGGTGCGGAGTGGAAGTTCCGCGCCATCGGCCAGGGCTACGCGTCCGGTCTCGCGGGTATCGCCCGCGACTACGGCGTCAACGTCTAG